One Alphaproteobacteria bacterium genomic window carries:
- a CDS encoding response regulator, translating to MLTAPDPLRESRVLIVDDESANVALLEDMLEQEGYADLTSTSDPREVEGLHRAKDFDIILLDIRMPHISGIELLGKLSASLTDGDWLPVLVLTAQTDDETRMKALQAGARDFVNKPFKRWEVLLRIRNLLETRHFFKRQRLRADELEEVVRERTREVRETQLQIIERLGRAGEYRDEETGQHVLRMSHASHKLALAAGLDVATAELILYATPMHDVGKIGISDTILLKPGRLDPEERKVIETHAAIGAEIIGEHGSELLTMARNVALYHHEKWDGSGYPHGLKGEEIPIEARIAAICDVFDALTSPRPYKEAWPLEGVVALFKDQAGKHFDPRLVDLFLGMLPDILALRDTFEG from the coding sequence ATGCTCACAGCGCCTGACCCGCTCCGAGAATCACGCGTTCTCATCGTCGATGACGAGTCCGCCAATGTGGCTTTGCTGGAGGACATGCTTGAGCAGGAAGGCTATGCCGACCTGACCTCCACCAGCGATCCGCGCGAGGTGGAGGGCCTGCATCGGGCCAAGGACTTCGACATCATCCTGCTGGATATTCGCATGCCCCACATAAGCGGCATCGAGCTCTTGGGGAAGCTGTCTGCCTCGCTAACCGATGGCGACTGGCTGCCGGTGCTGGTGCTGACCGCCCAAACCGATGATGAGACCCGCATGAAGGCCCTTCAGGCCGGGGCGCGGGACTTCGTCAACAAGCCGTTCAAGCGGTGGGAAGTGCTGCTGCGCATCCGCAATCTGCTGGAAACCCGCCACTTCTTCAAGCGCCAGCGCCTGCGCGCCGATGAACTGGAGGAGGTGGTCCGCGAACGCACCCGCGAGGTGCGCGAAACCCAGTTACAGATCATCGAACGCCTGGGCCGCGCCGGTGAATACCGGGACGAGGAAACCGGCCAACACGTTCTGCGCATGAGTCACGCCAGCCACAAACTGGCCCTGGCTGCAGGACTGGATGTGGCTACTGCGGAACTGATCCTTTACGCCACCCCAATGCACGACGTTGGCAAGATCGGCATCTCCGACACGATCCTGCTCAAGCCCGGCAGGCTCGATCCCGAGGAGCGCAAAGTCATTGAGACCCATGCCGCCATCGGAGCCGAAATCATTGGTGAACATGGCTCGGAACTGCTGACCATGGCCCGCAACGTGGCGCTGTATCATCACGAGAAATGGGACGGCAGCGGCTACCCCCACGGACTCAAGGGCGAGGAGATTCCCATTGAGGCCCGCATTGCCGCTATCTGCGACGTGTTCGATGCACTTACCTCGCCGCGCCCCTACAAGGAAGCTTGGCCCTTGGAAGGGGTGGTGGCGCTGTTCAAGGACCAGGCCGGAAAGCATTTCGATCCCAGGCTGGTGGATCTATTCCTAGGAATGTTGCCGGACATCCTCGCTTTGAGGGACACATTCGAGGGATAG
- a CDS encoding GGDEF domain-containing protein: MHNLVSRVMDSRLVALFDAWRTAIEGKDKIESPLTSFQDFADNLLVIDPLDERHRYSHYGRAFTKAFGADLTGQIIDLVPTDILPVDRRGILDFEYTFARHARRPLWRSHTADFEKGQPQQTWQRLVLPLGEDRLAVGAYPVQAFHQDRPEEKLLRLVIDRMPVVLDDNRQIQDLALSIGDYCDSQQQVAELEVLAASDSLTGVANLRHFLHLAGLELDHAQRMERAFSLLALDIDHFKRINDTHGHAIGDSALKSFVQACRTALREYDILGRLGGEEFGVALPNTGAEGAMVIAQRLRQHVQDIRLPLPNGDSLQFTVSVGVAVFLPGDEPMDGGISHLMEKADQAMYRSKNEGRNRVTLAG, translated from the coding sequence ATGCACAATCTTGTCTCCCGGGTCATGGATTCCCGCCTTGTCGCCCTGTTCGATGCCTGGCGAACGGCTATCGAGGGTAAGGATAAGATCGAATCCCCCCTGACCAGCTTCCAAGACTTTGCCGACAATTTGCTGGTCATTGATCCCTTGGACGAACGCCACCGCTACAGCCATTACGGCCGCGCCTTCACCAAGGCCTTCGGGGCGGATCTGACCGGACAGATCATCGATCTGGTCCCCACCGACATCCTGCCCGTCGACCGGCGCGGCATTCTTGATTTCGAATATACCTTCGCCAGGCACGCAAGACGCCCGCTTTGGCGCTCGCATACCGCCGATTTCGAAAAGGGGCAACCGCAACAAACATGGCAAAGGCTGGTCTTGCCACTGGGCGAAGACCGGCTGGCGGTTGGCGCCTATCCGGTTCAGGCGTTTCATCAAGACAGGCCGGAAGAAAAACTGCTGCGCTTGGTCATCGACCGCATGCCCGTGGTGCTGGACGACAATCGGCAAATCCAGGATCTAGCCTTGTCGATCGGCGACTACTGCGACAGCCAGCAACAGGTGGCGGAGCTTGAGGTTCTGGCCGCCAGCGATTCGCTGACCGGCGTCGCCAATCTGCGCCATTTCCTGCATCTGGCCGGACTGGAACTTGATCACGCCCAGCGGATGGAACGCGCCTTTTCCTTACTGGCGCTCGATATCGACCATTTCAAGCGGATCAATGACACGCATGGCCACGCCATCGGGGACAGCGCCCTGAAATCCTTCGTGCAGGCCTGCCGGACGGCGCTGCGCGAATACGACATTCTGGGCCGTCTGGGCGGGGAAGAATTCGGCGTGGCGCTGCCCAATACCGGCGCCGAGGGCGCCATGGTGATCGCCCAGCGCCTGCGCCAACATGTGCAAGACATCCGCCTGCCTTTGCCAAATGGCGACAGCCTGCAATTCACGGTCAGCGTGGGCGTCGCCGTTTTTCTTCCAGGCGACGAACCGATGGACGGGGGAATATCCCACCTGATGGAAAAGGCCGATCAGGCGATGTATCGCTCGAAGAACGAGGGACGCAACCGGGTCACCTTGGCCGGTTAA
- the otsB gene encoding trehalose-phosphatase, with amino-acid sequence MNLPVPDSNGPDWAVFLDVDGTLLNLAEHPDAVLVPDGLLTLLACLKRALSGAVALVSGRSLASLDALLGSAGLDVAGCHGAEIRLNGQTTLLGSADAVMPKVAERLARLSDGIPLAMVELKAHSIAFHYRLQQMDALQARQLALKAIAGHEGRLRLLDGKQVVEILPQGVGKGAAISHFLDSPPFKNRLPVFVGDDLTDEEGFLEVNGRGGISIHVGGNDSTAAQYKAASVATIAEWLAGPVCRSLECNQRKDAS; translated from the coding sequence ATGAATTTGCCCGTACCTGATTCGAATGGACCCGATTGGGCTGTTTTTCTGGATGTCGACGGCACTTTGCTGAATTTGGCTGAACATCCCGACGCGGTGCTGGTTCCTGACGGTCTTTTGACGCTTTTAGCCTGTTTGAAACGAGCTTTGAGTGGAGCCGTGGCTTTGGTGAGCGGACGCAGCCTGGCTTCTCTGGACGCGCTTTTAGGATCTGCCGGACTGGATGTGGCCGGTTGCCACGGCGCTGAAATCAGGCTTAATGGCCAGACGACCCTGCTTGGTTCAGCCGATGCGGTCATGCCAAAAGTCGCCGAGCGTTTGGCCAGGCTTTCCGATGGTATTCCGCTGGCCATGGTGGAACTGAAAGCGCATTCGATAGCCTTTCACTACCGCCTTCAACAGATGGATGCCCTGCAGGCGCGCCAGTTGGCCCTGAAAGCCATCGCAGGTCATGAAGGGCGGCTGCGCCTGCTGGATGGCAAACAAGTCGTCGAAATCCTGCCCCAGGGCGTTGGCAAGGGGGCGGCGATTTCGCATTTCCTTGATTCCCCCCCTTTCAAAAACCGCCTGCCCGTTTTCGTTGGCGACGACTTGACGGATGAAGAGGGGTTTCTTGAGGTGAATGGGAGGGGAGGCATTTCCATTCACGTCGGCGGCAATGATTCCACGGCAGCTCAATACAAGGCGGCTTCGGTTGCAACGATCGCCGAATGGCTGGCCGGTCCTGTTTGCCGCTCTCTCGAATGCAATCAGAGAAAGGATGCTTCGTGA
- a CDS encoding glycoside hydrolase family 15 protein has product MTNLNLGVIGNCNLAMLVDDAARIVWACFPRLDGQPVFDALLGGAVPYRPDEPGNGGYFAIELVDQKYSKQYYSPNSAVLCTRLHAADGSSVEVVDFAPRYAQHDRMFRPPSLVRRIFPLSGKPQVRIRLRPRFGWGSVTPRVTLGSNHIRFVSDDIALRLTTDAPLVYIAEETPFLLDMPVSLILGSDESLMAGIEETARLFHEKTLDHWHNWVRSLSIPFDWQEAVIRAAITLKLCNYEETGAIVAALTTSIPEAPDTKRNWDYRLCWPRDAYFAIHALNRLGATRTMEDYLGYITNIVSDGELRPLYGITRRADLVERIALALPGYRGMGPVRVGNQAYEQVQNDVYGSVILAATHVFFDIRLVRTGNRQLFERLETLGLRAIQAFDKPDAGLWELRGKHSIHTFSSLMCWAACDRLARIAGRLELAERATFWRTEADRMHETIYARCWNDALKSFVATWDGDTLDASLLLLHELDFLEADDPRFAATVDAVGRDLKKGDLLLRYAVEDDFGLPETAFTICTFWYIDALASLGRRKEAQAIFESILARRNPLGLLSEDIHPQTGELWGNFPQAYSMVGLINSAMRLSRSWEEMI; this is encoded by the coding sequence GTGACAAACCTCAATCTGGGCGTCATCGGAAATTGCAATCTCGCCATGCTGGTCGATGACGCAGCGAGAATCGTCTGGGCGTGTTTTCCGCGCCTGGACGGGCAACCCGTCTTCGACGCGCTGTTGGGCGGCGCCGTTCCCTACAGGCCGGACGAGCCAGGAAACGGCGGGTATTTCGCCATTGAATTGGTCGATCAGAAATATTCCAAGCAGTATTATTCACCAAATTCCGCCGTTCTGTGCACTAGGCTGCATGCCGCCGACGGAAGTTCCGTCGAGGTGGTGGACTTCGCCCCGCGCTACGCCCAGCATGATAGAATGTTCCGTCCCCCCAGTTTGGTGCGGCGCATCTTTCCGTTAAGCGGAAAGCCCCAGGTCCGCATCCGCCTAAGGCCGCGCTTCGGCTGGGGAAGCGTCACGCCGCGCGTGACCCTGGGCAGCAACCATATTCGTTTTGTCTCCGATGACATTGCGCTGAGACTGACCACAGATGCGCCGCTTGTCTATATCGCCGAGGAAACCCCCTTTCTGCTCGACATGCCGGTCAGTCTTATTCTTGGTTCCGACGAAAGCCTGATGGCGGGCATCGAGGAAACGGCGCGTTTGTTTCATGAAAAGACGTTGGATCATTGGCACAACTGGGTGCGCTCGCTGTCGATTCCATTCGACTGGCAAGAAGCCGTGATTCGCGCCGCCATTACCCTCAAACTGTGCAATTACGAAGAAACGGGGGCCATCGTGGCGGCTCTGACGACGTCCATTCCCGAAGCCCCGGACACCAAGCGCAACTGGGACTACCGCCTATGCTGGCCCCGCGACGCCTATTTCGCCATCCATGCATTGAATAGGCTGGGGGCCACCCGAACCATGGAAGACTATTTGGGCTACATCACCAATATCGTCAGCGATGGCGAGTTGCGACCCCTGTACGGCATAACGCGCAGGGCAGATTTGGTTGAACGCATCGCCCTGGCGCTGCCCGGCTATCGCGGCATGGGGCCGGTTCGGGTGGGCAATCAGGCTTACGAGCAGGTGCAGAACGACGTTTATGGCAGCGTCATTCTGGCCGCCACGCATGTTTTCTTCGACATCCGTTTGGTGCGAACGGGAAATCGCCAGTTGTTCGAACGATTGGAAACGCTGGGGCTGCGCGCCATCCAGGCCTTCGACAAGCCGGATGCCGGCTTGTGGGAATTGCGAGGCAAACATTCCATTCACACCTTCTCCAGCCTGATGTGCTGGGCGGCCTGCGACCGTTTGGCCAGGATTGCCGGACGGCTTGAACTGGCCGAGCGCGCAACCTTTTGGCGCACCGAAGCGGATCGCATGCACGAGACGATTTACGCACGGTGCTGGAACGATGCCTTGAAAAGTTTCGTAGCAACCTGGGACGGAGATACGCTGGATGCCAGTCTTCTGCTGCTGCACGAACTCGATTTTCTTGAAGCGGACGACCCGCGTTTCGCCGCCACCGTCGATGCCGTGGGCCGCGACTTGAAGAAAGGCGATCTGTTGTTGCGTTACGCCGTCGAGGATGATTTCGGCCTGCCCGAAACCGCATTCACCATTTGCACTTTCTGGTATATCGACGCCTTGGCTTCATTGGGCCGCAGGAAGGAGGCGCAGGCGATTTTTGAATCGATCCTGGCTAGGCGCAATCCCCTGGGGCTATTGTCCGAGGACATTCACCCGCAAACCGGCGAGTTGTGGGGCAATTTCCCGCAGGCCTATTCGATGGTCGGGCTGATCAACTCGGCCATGCGCCTGAGCAGAAGTTGGGAAGAGATGATTTAA
- a CDS encoding transposase family protein, whose translation MTIPQGKNQRWSLDFVSDAMTDGRRFRILTVVDDITRECLALVADTSLSGLRVARELDALIARRDKPLMIVSDNGPEFISKELDIWAFMKGITLDFSRPGKPTDNAFIESLNGKFRAECLNVSWFMSLDEAREKCEDWRRDYNMVRQHSAIGNQVPARLHLPVGSPGQLTVG comes from the coding sequence ATGACCATCCCGCAAGGGAAGAACCAGCGCTGGTCGCTGGATTTTGTCAGCGATGCCATGACCGACGGGCGGCGTTTCCGCATCCTGACCGTGGTGGACGATATTACCCGCGAATGCCTAGCGCTGGTGGCCGACACTTCGTTGTCCGGCCTGCGCGTGGCCCGCGAGTTGGACGCCCTGATCGCCAGGCGCGACAAGCCGCTGATGATCGTCAGCGACAACGGCCCCGAGTTTATCAGCAAGGAATTGGATATCTGGGCCTTCATGAAGGGCATCACGCTCGACTTCAGTCGTCCCGGAAAACCAACCGACAACGCCTTTATCGAATCTTTGAACGGCAAGTTCCGGGCCGAATGCCTGAACGTCAGCTGGTTCATGAGCCTCGACGAAGCGAGAGAAAAATGCGAGGATTGGCGTAGAGACTACAACATGGTCCGGCAGCACAGTGCGATCGGCAACCAAGTGCCAGCAAGGCTTCATCTCCCGGTCGGCAGCCCCGGCCAGCTCACCGTCGGATGA